TTATATATATATTATGTTATATATATGCGCTCTGTATGTGCAGCAAACATACTAAAATTTTAATTTTATTCAATTAATTTCATCTGCTGATTGCGGTGTTATCTGTATAATTTATTTTGATTACTATATTAAATAGGCTAATGATACAAATATAAAAAAGATGACAATAAACTGACGGTTTATTATCATCTTTTACGTTCATGTTCGATATTCTTAAGTATGATTGCTATATATTTTTTTAAAGGATGCAATATATAGACCATACTCCCTCCTAAAGGCAAAACTGATAATACATATTACATAATCATAATTTTTATCAATTTTAGCAGTTATGCTTCTTTTTTGCTTCTTTTATTTTCTTCCTTTGCTTCTTTTCAAAATAATCATATTGAATAGACCAATATATAACGGTATAACGGTCAATATCAATTGATATTGACCGAATGTTGTAGCTATATCAGAACGTCATTATTAAACCAACCTGACTGTAAAATCCGTCAGGACCGTTATCGCCATGCAAATCTCTAAGAACACGAGCGTCTAACATAACATTTTTTATATGATAGTCAATACCGAAGCCGGACGCAACATCTTTATAGCCGTTATTTATCTGCATATATACAGGCGCGTTTTTTCCAGAATATCCATTATTAGCACCCTGATTCACATAAGAAGTTTCATTATAAATATCCAAAGCAGGCGTTATATAATAATTTAGAAAAATATCGGCAAAGAAATTATTTCCCGGATTTGTAATACTTGCTCCGCCGCTTTTAACCTCTGCCATATTAATTGCAGAATGCCCCTCGTTGTAACTGTAACCGATTGCATAATCTAACTTTAATGCCATGTTCGACGGCAAATTATACGCAAATTCTCCGGTTAGTGTGGGCATTATCTGCCATTCATCCCCGCCTAAGTTTACAGTAGAATCGTTATTCCAGCTGCCTGCCGGAACCGTAAAACTAACCTGCGGAAAAATATTTGCCGATAAATTTCCGTCTGAATATGTTTTACTGGATACCCCTTCATAAACTAAAATATCGCCTAATCCTGTGCTTGAATTTTCATACTGTGATGACGGATTACTGAGATGCTGGGTCGCCTGCCCAAAAGGGACTATAACTTCAAACAGATTAGTCGCATTTGAATTAAGCAGGCTGTTTGTCCATATAAATTCCGGCAGATAAACGTATCTCGTGACACTGGCAGGCAGATTTTTAACGGAGCCTGTATTTGTAAATACCGAACCGAAAGCTTCATATGTCATCATCTGATATGTTATAAATTTGTTTGCGGGCGGAGTTCCGAACGCAAAAGAACCTTTATAAAAAAAATTATTTCCAGCCCCGTCAGGGTCTGCAAACGCCCTGCGTACAAGACTTAATTTTACAAACATACTTGATGAAATTACTAAAATAAAAAATAGTAAAATTTTTAAGAAACTTTGATGTTCCATTGCAGTCTTTTTCATTCTATCCCCCATTTTGATTAGATTTTTATAATAAATTTTATATATCATGCGCAATCTTTTGATTCATCCGGCAATCCTGTTTCAGTCGATAGACACGGGGCTTTAAACAGATATCCATGCCACATGCCGTGCAGCGTTTTTGTAGTTACGACGGTCCAGAACATTGCCAGCATCGCAACAAAAACAGCACCGGCAACCCTGAACAATTCAAGGTCGGTTACTCTATACAGGATAATAGTAGCGGCGGTGTATACCCCAAGAGGGAATGTAAACCCCCACCAGCCCATATTGAAAGGCAAATCCTCTTTCATATACCTGAATGTCAGCAGTATTGCCATGACAAGCCACCAAAATCCAAACCCCCAGATAACCAAACCCCCTATCGGTCCAAAAGCATAAGCTTCTTTCGCATAAACATAAAGTTTAGTTCCGATGAACGCACGCGGCGCATCGCCGCCTAAAAGAAGCAATCCCATGCTGCCTGTGCCTATAGGTCCTAAAGTAAGCCACGTTGACACAGCCATATCTCTATGCGGCAGTTTGTGCCATGCAAGGCGTAAAAATAAAATAACAAGAACGCCGAAGGCTAACGGTACGGAAAATGCCCACAATGCGTAACCTAAAATCACGATATGTCTCGCTAAAGCGGGTGCAACATGCTGCGCAAGAAACCCCGCCGATGCCGCAGCAACCTCTGCGGGAACTATCGGCAGCAGCCAAATAGCCGTCATATCTTCTATACTGTGTCTTTGATTCGTAAACATATAGAAAGGTACTAACAAACCTATTACTACTGAAATAAAGGCGTCAAACCACCATAGGTTTAAAGCAATATTTACTCCTTTGGGCGCATCAAAAATTAAAAAACCGTTTATAATTGTTACCAGACCCATAGGAATAGCTCCAAGGAACATGGATTGAATGGGATGGGTCAATAGTTTTTTTGCCGAATCAAAATAAAATGTAAATCTGCTTATAAATAAAATACTGAATATTATAAAAAGAATAATATTAATTACCCATAACGTTTCCGCTGCAATCTGAAGACCCGGTACAGGATAAGGAAACGCCGCTAGCATAAGCGACAGAATGCCCGTTCCCATATTCATAGTAAACCAGTTAGGAGTAAACTGTTTTATGATATCGCTAGGTTTATTCATCTGTTTTAACGGCCGCAGATTATTAGCAAATGAATTAATTTTTTTTTTCATGATTTTCCAATTTTATGTTTTATGTTTAATGTTTAAATATGATAACGCAAAAGGGATTTTAATTTTAAATAATTAAAAAACGCGGCGGCGTACTGCATAACATAGTTACATCATATCCACACACAATATATATATAAAATGTGTCTAAAAACTTTATAATCTAAATTATATAACGTAATTATAAACTGCTTAATAAAGCATGTTTGAAATATATCATTTTTTTAATATAAAGTCAATAAAATAAATTATAAAATATAATAATGTTATATTTTATAATTTATTACGATGTTCTGAAATATTTATATATTTTAAATAAATTTGAGTAATTCGAAAATTAGTAATCGGATTATTAATTGAGTAAGGAAATTAATTTTTAATATTTAATATATATTTAATATAAATATAAAACAGTTTTATAGAAATAATAATTTAGTCATAAATAAGTTTCATTAAAAAAATTTATAAAGAATTAAAGATAATGTAAAAATTAAAAAATTATAATACAATTTAAAATTAAAATTATTAACGAAATTTCAAAAATTTTCAGAAACTTCATTGGAAGGATTTTCAAAAGATGTAATTCTGTCAACATAGGTTAAATTTACTATTCCTGTTGGACCGTTTCTCTGTTTTCCTATTATTATTTCTGCAACGCCTTTTTTGTCCGTATCTTTTTTATATACATCTTCACGATAAATAAACAATATTACATCAGCATCCTGTTCTATAGCTCCGGATTCTCTTAAATCAGCCAGTTGAGGTCTTCTGTCTGAGCGGGATTCTACAAGCCGGTTTAATTGAGACAGCGCAATTATAGGTATTTTAAGTTCTTTTGCAAGGGCTTTCATAGAACGGGAAATATCAGCTATTGCCTGTTCTCTCGATTCTATATGGGAAGGAGCTTTCATAAGCTGAAGATAATCGACTACAACAAGCCCGATATTTTTTTCCATTTTTAACCGTCTTGTTTTGGCTCTTAGTTCCATAACGGAAATACCTGCGCTATCATCAATATAAATAGGGACATTTTCCAAGATAGCCATGGCGCGCTGAAGTCTTTCAATGTCGGGATTGTGAAGTTTTCCGCGTCTTAGCTGCGAAGAGTCTATTCTGGAAACCTGAGAGATAAGTCTTGTAACCAACTGTTCTTTTGACATTTCAAGAGAAAAAAAAGCCATAGGAATTTTAAATCCTGCCGATACATTCTTTGCTATAGATAAAGCAAATGCAGTTTTACCCATAGAAGGTCTCCCCGCAATAATAATCAGATCTGAGGGCTGGAATCCGTTTGTCATAGCATCTAACTCCCTAAAGCCGCTATGAACACCGCTTATATCCTTATCGTCAGTTTTTGAGGTTAATTTCTTAAAATAGTCAAGAACTAACGGATACATCTCGTAATATGACTTGGTTGTATTTTTTTCGGTAACGTCAAATACAGTTTTCTCGGTAAAATCAAGAACATCTTCTAATAAATCTTTTTGTTCATAACATTTTCTCTGAATTTTATGAGCAGCAGCTATTAACCGTCTCAATATAGATTTTTCTTTAACAATTTTAGCATACTGGTCGACATTCAACAGACCGGCAGGCAATTCCATAAGACCCGTCAAATATTCAGCCCAATCAAAAGACGACAGGTCCTGTGATTGCATATCAATAGCGTCAGGCAGCAAATTACTGAAAGCTGACGAGTCCTTTTTATTCGAATAAGATTTTCGGCGACCTTCGCTTTCATTAAGCAGACCTCCGGACAAAACATTGTTAAGGGTAACAATATCGATAGGTTCCCCTTTTTCCGTCAATATAGTAATCGCCTTAAAGGCTTTATAATTGACAATATCGTAAAAATCTTCCGGAGCAACTAATTGAATGGCCGAATTTACCTGAGAATTGTCAATTATTATAGAGGATATTAAAGCACGTTCCGCATCTATAGACCTTGGAGGCATCAGTAATCCGATAGAATCCGGACTACCGAAGCTTCCCGCAGCATTATCCTGTATGGAGGTTTTTTTTCTCATTAAAACAAATTTACCAAATAAAAATTAAACTTCAGGAATGACATTTACATGAAGTTCGGCAATTACTTCCGAATGTAGTTTTATTTTTACACTGTGCATTCCAAGGTCTTTAATGGGCTCGGCAAGCATAATTGTTTTTCTGTCAACGTTAAAATCAAGTTCCTTTAATTTTTCGGCAATATCCATTGAAGTTATAGAACCAAACATTTTTTCGTATTCCCCGACTTTAACCGGAATAGAAATAGATAATGCTTCCAATTTTTTCTTAAGGTCATCAAAACCGGAAATTAATTTTTCTTTTCTTTTTTCAATTAATTTTTTTTCATGTTCCACTAATTTAATATTTGTTTTTGAAGCCGGTATAGCAAGATTTTTAGGCAACAGGAAATTTCTTCCGTAACCGTCTGCCACAATAACAGTATCCCCCATATCGCCAAGATTTTCTACATTTTCTTTCAGAATTATTTTCACGACTTTTTCCTCCTGCAATTATTTTTTATTTTAATTTAATACCGTTAACTTTCCTGAAATCGAACCATTCGTCAAATATTCCTAACATTACAATAAATATTAAAAAAGGATTGCTGAATAATAAAATGAGCGCATAAGCAAAAAATCTCAAAATTTTATTCACATTATTCTTTTTAAAGTAAAAAGATAATATTGTCAAGCCTTGTACAAAAAAAACCGAAGCTAAAATAATAATTATATTATAGCCTATAAATTTATATAATCCGTTAGCAAATACTATAATAATTAAACCAATTATCAATCCGATAATTAAAAAATCTGACGCTTTCCAATTCAGTAAATTTTCATCAGTTCTAAAAAAACTATTATTACCGTCGTCCTTTGAAATTCGATTTTTAAGAACAATGAAACAAAGCCATAAAGAAAACCATGAAAAAATTATCAGAATAGACGGGGTAAGCAAAAATATATCTTTAAGTATTATAATCAATTCAGGTTTAAACTTGGCTATCAACGTATCAGATATACCCATTTGCTTATAAATATTTATTACTTTAATTATTATCACGCCTGCATATTTATTTAAATAGCTGCCAAGGTCAGAATACAGGTACGCATTATTATAGTAAACATATGCGGCAAAAAATAGAAATAACAAGGAATAAATACTTAATACGGAAAAAGAAACAGCTTTGGCTAAACTTAATTTTTTATTGTATAAATAGGAAAATGCATACGGAATAACAACAAATATTAAAATGACAGATAAAATTTCTATACTTCTGCTATAATTTATATAATTATATACGGACATAATTCCCGCAAAACAAACTATAGCGGCAGGAAGTATTGAAGCGCCTTTATAATTTTTAAAATACCAGATAATAATAAAACTGAAAAACAAATAAAAAAGGGGATTAGCAAAACTATAATAACCGGCTGCCAAACAGTCGGTTATTAAAAGATACAGCAAAAAAGTAATAAAAAAAATAGATAAAAATTTCTTAAATTTATACATTTAAAGAAATATAAGGCATTATTGCAATATTTCTGGATGCCTTTATAGCTTTTGCAATTTTTCTTTGATGGTAAGCGCAATTGCCTGTTACCCTTCTCGGCATAATTTTGCCTTTTTCAGTTACAAAATTTCTCAAAAGACGCGTATCTTTATAATCAATTTTTAAATTCTTGTCTGCGCAGAATCTGCACATTTTTTTTCTTGTAAATGGTCTATGAGAAAAGTTTGCATTTGCTGCCGGTCTGCTTGCAGACGTTCTTTCAAATTTTTTAAACATTGACGGCTTCCTCCCTTGAAGACTCTAAATCATTTGTGAATAATACGGTTTGATACCTAAGGCAATCTTCTATATTTCTTAAATTTCTTTCCAACTCGGCTACAACATTGCTTTTAGCCGAATAATGAATAACGATATAACGTCCTTTGCCGGTTTTTTTAATTTCATACGAAAGCTTTCTTAATCCCCAATCGCTTACGCTTATAATTTCGCCGCCTTCTTTAGCAATAATTCCTTTAATTTTTTCTACAAACTGATTATATTGCGAATCATCGAAATCAGGATTGACTATTATAACAGTTTCATACTTTCTAAAAAAATTATGGTTAATGTCTGAAAATATATCGATTTTCAAAATTCCTCCTCTTTTAATCGTTTTTTAGTTACTTAATTATTTACTTTTTATCTGTTTATTTATCTTATCGCTCTTATCGCTCATTATTACATACCGATATTAATTATATATTATTACCATACCGTATTATAATTTTATTCCATAAGGTTAAGAAAGATATTATAAACGCACATACAAAAATTTGCAATAATTTTTTTATTTATTTTTTTATTTTACAACTGCTAACGGTTTTGCAATAATTTTTTTATTTATTTTATTTATTTATTTTATTTTATTTTATTTTATTTATTTTTTTATTTATTTTACAACTACTAACGGTAATGTATAAGTGGACGGCGTTGAAATGCATTTCATAGATCTTTTTAATTTAATCATATGGTCCAAAGACATTTTACCCATCATCATATATTTAATAACAAACAATACATCGTTTGCCCTCAAGTTTAATTTTTTATATGACGTTTTATAAAGATTTGAAAATTCTTTAAAAAATTCTGTAGTCGGTAAAAGAGTATCTAATACAGGATGAAACAAATCATAATAGGAATAATCGGTAATAGTCAGCTTGCTCTTTAATTCATTAAATAATTTAGTTCCGGGAAGCGGCGTAAGAACAGAAAAAACAGGCACGCTTATTTTTAGCCTTTTAACGAAATTCATTAATTTTTCAAAATCAATCTTAGAAAAACTTGGCGATACTATAAAAGATGCCGTAACGGCAACGTCGTGTTTCTTTGCAATATAATAAGCTCTCTCATTCATTTCTGATGAGTTATCCTTATGAATATCATTTAACGTTTCATCGTCCACACTCTCAAACCCTATAAAAATATTGGATAGACCTATCTCTTTCCATTGTTTTATAAGTTCAGGATGCTTAACAATGGTATCGCTCCTTGCCTGAATTGTATAAAGTTTCTTTATCTTTGCTTTTTTTACAAGTTCGCCGATAGCTTTTGCTCTTCTGACATCGCTGAAAAAATTATCGTCCGTTACTAAAATATAGTCCTCTTTTATAGATTTTAATTCGGCAACAACCCTTTCCGGAGATTTAGATCTGTAAGTTCCTCTATAAAAATTCCATACACTGCAAAAATCACATTTAAAAGGGCAGCCTCTGGCTGTTTCAAGACACGCTAACGATGTTCTTATGCCGAGATAATATTTTTTTCTGTATTCTGCAGTTAAATGCCTGGCAAAAAAAGGAGCCTCGTTAATATTTTTTATTAAACTTCTCTGTTTTGTTTTAATCTGCTGTCCGGTATCGCTGTCGCAATAGGCAATGCCGTCAACATTTGCAAGAGGCTTTCCGGCAGAATAGGCCCGCAAAAGCTCAACAACGGTCACTTCTCCTTCACCTATAACAACGGCATCAATTTCTTTTATATTAAAATCAATGTGATAAACGGAAACGTGATGTCCCCCGACAAAAACAAACTTTGCCCCGTAGTTATTTTTAACCTTCTTTGCAAGTTCAATCACTCTATAAACATCCGGAGTAAAAGAGCATGAAAAACCGTAGGCATCCGGTTTAAAATCTTTTATGGCATTGTCTAAATATTTATCCGGGTCCTTCCCCACAGCTCTTAAATCGACTATTTTAACATTGTGTTTGTCATTTAAAAGGCTTCCGCCTATGGCTTCCAGCCCTGTAGGCTCAATTAAAGCAACGTTATTTAAACCTACCGTATTTTTATTATCTGGTTGAATAAGCAAAATCTTCATAATCAACACCCTTTATTTATATTTTTTATATTTTCATATTATATTATATAGTATGTCAACATCACTATCATTATATTAAATATACCACATAAATATAAATTAAAAAAGATTTAAAAATAAAAATATCTTAATTTTATTTATATGTTATTTACAATATCAAAAATATTAATTTATTTATATTTTTTGATATTTTTGATTTTTTATATTTTCGATATTTTTTATTGACAAACTTAAATAAATATAATAAATTAATTCCATATAGTTGACTATTTTAGTAATGTATTATTTTACATTTTTTATAATTTTTTTGTATCAATATGACTTAGCTTCGTTATATAATTATACAATTAGCCTGCTGTATCAAAATTAAATAATTAAATAATTAAAAATTTAAATAATTAAATTAATTAATTAATTAGAATAGACAAACAAATCTGAAAATTAAGGCTAACATTACATAAATAAAAATAATAAGAAGTATAAAAACTAAATTAAAATTTTAGAATTTTCATTATTATTTATAATAATGAAAATAAATTAGATGAATAAACATCATTCAGAAAAAAATAATTATAAAAAAAGCAACAAATTATTTAAATCTGAAAACTCGGAAAATTTTAAGAAAAAATACATAACAAGCAACGATGAATCTGAAATTCAGGTTCAAAAAAGGAATAGAAACAGATACGGAAAAGATAAAAAATATAGGGACAAATTTAAAAGAGTTGCATATAAATGGCTGCATTTTTTTAAGGTATTAGGTCCAGGTTTTATTGTAATGGTAGCAGAT
This genomic stretch from Candidatus Acididesulfobacter guangdongensis harbors:
- a CDS encoding transporter gives rise to the protein MKKTAMEHQSFLKILLFFILVISSSMFVKLSLVRRAFADPDGAGNNFFYKGSFAFGTPPANKFITYQMMTYEAFGSVFTNTGSVKNLPASVTRYVYLPEFIWTNSLLNSNATNLFEVIVPFGQATQHLSNPSSQYENSSTGLGDILVYEGVSSKTYSDGNLSANIFPQVSFTVPAGSWNNDSTVNLGGDEWQIMPTLTGEFAYNLPSNMALKLDYAIGYSYNEGHSAINMAEVKSGGASITNPGNNFFADIFLNYYITPALDIYNETSYVNQGANNGYSGKNAPVYMQINNGYKDVASGFGIDYHIKNVMLDARVLRDLHGDNGPDGFYSQVGLIMTF
- a CDS encoding C4-dicarboxylate ABC transporter; this translates as MKKKINSFANNLRPLKQMNKPSDIIKQFTPNWFTMNMGTGILSLMLAAFPYPVPGLQIAAETLWVINIILFIIFSILFISRFTFYFDSAKKLLTHPIQSMFLGAIPMGLVTIINGFLIFDAPKGVNIALNLWWFDAFISVVIGLLVPFYMFTNQRHSIEDMTAIWLLPIVPAEVAAASAGFLAQHVAPALARHIVILGYALWAFSVPLAFGVLVILFLRLAWHKLPHRDMAVSTWLTLGPIGTGSMGLLLLGGDAPRAFIGTKLYVYAKEAYAFGPIGGLVIWGFGFWWLVMAILLTFRYMKEDLPFNMGWWGFTFPLGVYTAATIILYRVTDLELFRVAGAVFVAMLAMFWTVVTTKTLHGMWHGYLFKAPCLSTETGLPDESKDCA
- the dnaB gene encoding replicative DNA helicase; this encodes MRKKTSIQDNAAGSFGSPDSIGLLMPPRSIDAERALISSIIIDNSQVNSAIQLVAPEDFYDIVNYKAFKAITILTEKGEPIDIVTLNNVLSGGLLNESEGRRKSYSNKKDSSAFSNLLPDAIDMQSQDLSSFDWAEYLTGLMELPAGLLNVDQYAKIVKEKSILRRLIAAAHKIQRKCYEQKDLLEDVLDFTEKTVFDVTEKNTTKSYYEMYPLVLDYFKKLTSKTDDKDISGVHSGFRELDAMTNGFQPSDLIIIAGRPSMGKTAFALSIAKNVSAGFKIPMAFFSLEMSKEQLVTRLISQVSRIDSSQLRRGKLHNPDIERLQRAMAILENVPIYIDDSAGISVMELRAKTRRLKMEKNIGLVVVDYLQLMKAPSHIESREQAIADISRSMKALAKELKIPIIALSQLNRLVESRSDRRPQLADLRESGAIEQDADVILFIYREDVYKKDTDKKGVAEIIIGKQRNGPTGIVNLTYVDRITSFENPSNEVSENF
- a CDS encoding 50S ribosomal protein L9 codes for the protein MKIILKENVENLGDMGDTVIVADGYGRNFLLPKNLAIPASKTNIKLVEHEKKLIEKRKEKLISGFDDLKKKLEALSISIPVKVGEYEKMFGSITSMDIAEKLKELDFNVDRKTIMLAEPIKDLGMHSVKIKLHSEVIAELHVNVIPEV
- a CDS encoding DUF2232 domain-containing protein, which codes for MYKFKKFLSIFFITFLLYLLITDCLAAGYYSFANPLFYLFFSFIIIWYFKNYKGASILPAAIVCFAGIMSVYNYINYSRSIEILSVILIFVVIPYAFSYLYNKKLSLAKAVSFSVLSIYSLLFLFFAAYVYYNNAYLYSDLGSYLNKYAGVIIIKVINIYKQMGISDTLIAKFKPELIIILKDIFLLTPSILIIFSWFSLWLCFIVLKNRISKDDGNNSFFRTDENLLNWKASDFLIIGLIIGLIIIVFANGLYKFIGYNIIIILASVFFVQGLTILSFYFKKNNVNKILRFFAYALILLFSNPFLIFIVMLGIFDEWFDFRKVNGIKLK
- the rpsR gene encoding 30S ribosomal protein S18 gives rise to the protein MFKKFERTSASRPAANANFSHRPFTRKKMCRFCADKNLKIDYKDTRLLRNFVTEKGKIMPRRVTGNCAYHQRKIAKAIKASRNIAIMPYISLNV
- the rpsF gene encoding 30S ribosomal protein S6 — protein: MKRGGILKIDIFSDINHNFFRKYETVIIVNPDFDDSQYNQFVEKIKGIIAKEGGEIISVSDWGLRKLSYEIKKTGKGRYIVIHYSAKSNVVAELERNLRNIEDCLRYQTVLFTNDLESSREEAVNV
- a CDS encoding radical SAM protein, producing MKILLIQPDNKNTVGLNNVALIEPTGLEAIGGSLLNDKHNVKIVDLRAVGKDPDKYLDNAIKDFKPDAYGFSCSFTPDVYRVIELAKKVKNNYGAKFVFVGGHHVSVYHIDFNIKEIDAVVIGEGEVTVVELLRAYSAGKPLANVDGIAYCDSDTGQQIKTKQRSLIKNINEAPFFARHLTAEYRKKYYLGIRTSLACLETARGCPFKCDFCSVWNFYRGTYRSKSPERVVAELKSIKEDYILVTDDNFFSDVRRAKAIGELVKKAKIKKLYTIQARSDTIVKHPELIKQWKEIGLSNIFIGFESVDDETLNDIHKDNSSEMNERAYYIAKKHDVAVTASFIVSPSFSKIDFEKLMNFVKRLKISVPVFSVLTPLPGTKLFNELKSKLTITDYSYYDLFHPVLDTLLPTTEFFKEFSNLYKTSYKKLNLRANDVLFVIKYMMMGKMSLDHMIKLKRSMKCISTPSTYTLPLVVVK